A stretch of Deltaproteobacteria bacterium DNA encodes these proteins:
- a CDS encoding substrate-binding domain-containing protein, with the protein MAEAGRGKTIGVSLLTLANPFFKEMGDAIKGEAKKNGYEVIIVSGDLDPARQREQIKDFIARKVDAILLTPCDSKAIGSPIKDANQAGIPVFTADIASMDKEAKVVSHIATNNYEGGRQAAKAMMIALQGKVDPKVVVIGHPEVESVILREKGFRDEIRDAKSNIRIIGSWPGGGDKAKSFTVTQEILQSHPDLAGFFCINDPTALGATAAIEIAKKTGQIIVVGFDGQPEGKKAIKEGKIFADPIQFPDEIGRQSVQNIVKYFYGEKVPPQLLIPTKLYLKADAEKELK; encoded by the coding sequence ATGGCAGAGGCAGGGAGAGGAAAAACGATTGGTGTCTCGCTCCTGACACTGGCAAACCCTTTTTTCAAGGAAATGGGTGATGCCATCAAGGGCGAAGCGAAGAAGAATGGTTACGAAGTCATTATTGTGAGTGGTGATCTGGATCCGGCCAGACAAAGAGAACAGATCAAAGATTTTATTGCCAGAAAGGTGGATGCGATTCTTTTGACTCCCTGCGATTCGAAGGCGATTGGTTCACCGATCAAAGATGCCAATCAGGCCGGCATTCCTGTTTTCACTGCTGACATTGCCAGCATGGACAAAGAGGCCAAAGTTGTCTCTCACATTGCCACAAACAATTATGAAGGAGGTCGTCAGGCCGCCAAGGCCATGATGATCGCCTTGCAGGGAAAGGTGGATCCTAAGGTCGTTGTAATTGGGCATCCCGAAGTTGAATCCGTGATCCTTCGTGAGAAAGGATTTCGAGATGAAATTCGTGATGCCAAATCAAATATCAGAATTATCGGAAGTTGGCCCGGTGGCGGAGACAAGGCGAAAAGTTTTACAGTGACCCAGGAGATTCTTCAGTCCCATCCTGACCTGGCAGGATTCTTTTGTATTAACGACCCAACTGCTTTAGGGGCCACTGCGGCCATTGAGATTGCCAAAAAGACAGGCCAGATTATTGTGGTTGGCTTTGATGGTCAACCAGAAGGAAAAAAGGCAATTAAAGAAGGCAAGATATTTGCCGATCCCATTCAATTTCCCGACGAGATCGGTCGCCAGAGCGTTCAAAATATAGTCAAATATTTCTATGGCGAGAAAGTTCCTCCACAACTGTTGATTCCGACAAAACTTTATTTAAAGGCGGATGCCGAAAAAGAATTAAAATGA
- a CDS encoding FAD-binding oxidoreductase translates to MNHQEKVQRIVEQLKNHAPTKGPLSLQKDAVSHVVPNPHDPKHRDQKVNLRGLNEILRIDLQEKICEAEPGVTFFDLVQKTIPLNLVPLLVPELKTITIGGAVSGCSVESMSYKYGGFHDSCLEYEIITGTGEVLTCSSDQNADLFHMIHGSYGTLGIISKLKFKLIAAKPFVKIEYLRYRTFDQFATTLRQQIQLGQADFLDGIIHAPDNYTLCLGEFVNQAPYTSDYTWLHIYYKSTREKSHDYLTTTNYLFRYDTECHWLSRSIPGMETKLLRLLLGKQILSSTNLLGWSKRLAPLLRFDKRPDVVVDVFIPWNRFEKFYRRYQAEINYYPLWIVPYRRVQKYPWINEEYDKRIGDPLFIDLAVYGLKNRRRDLNYYQILEEMVYDCNGIKTLISHNSYSKERFWEIYNRPNYEKIKQRTDPQNRFRELYEKFHFEQ, encoded by the coding sequence ATGAATCACCAGGAAAAGGTGCAAAGGATTGTTGAGCAGCTGAAGAATCATGCCCCAACAAAAGGTCCCCTCTCTCTTCAAAAAGATGCCGTCTCTCATGTCGTTCCGAACCCTCACGATCCCAAACATCGCGACCAAAAGGTTAATCTCCGGGGGTTGAATGAAATTCTCCGGATCGACCTGCAGGAAAAAATCTGCGAGGCAGAACCCGGCGTCACCTTTTTTGATCTCGTCCAAAAAACCATTCCCTTGAATTTAGTCCCCCTCCTTGTTCCGGAGCTTAAAACAATCACGATCGGCGGCGCCGTTTCCGGCTGTTCCGTGGAGTCAATGTCATACAAGTATGGTGGTTTTCACGACAGCTGTCTGGAGTATGAGATTATTACAGGAACCGGCGAGGTGTTGACCTGTTCCTCGGACCAAAACGCCGATCTCTTTCATATGATCCATGGCTCTTATGGGACCCTGGGCATCATCTCCAAATTAAAATTCAAACTGATTGCAGCAAAACCGTTTGTGAAAATCGAATACCTTCGTTACCGGACTTTTGACCAGTTTGCGACGACCCTGCGTCAACAAATACAGTTGGGTCAGGCCGATTTTCTGGATGGGATCATTCACGCACCGGATAACTATACTCTTTGCCTGGGAGAGTTCGTCAATCAGGCTCCATACACAAGCGACTACACCTGGCTCCATATCTACTACAAAAGTACTCGTGAAAAATCCCATGACTACCTGACCACCACGAACTATCTCTTTCGGTACGACACAGAATGTCACTGGTTGTCCCGCTCGATTCCGGGGATGGAAACCAAACTGCTTCGTCTCCTTTTGGGGAAACAGATCCTCTCCTCCACCAATCTTCTCGGTTGGTCCAAACGGCTCGCCCCACTCCTCCGGTTCGACAAGCGTCCCGATGTGGTAGTGGATGTTTTTATCCCCTGGAATCGGTTCGAAAAATTCTATCGTCGTTACCAGGCCGAGATAAACTATTACCCGTTGTGGATCGTCCCATACCGTCGTGTCCAGAAGTATCCATGGATCAACGAAGAATACGACAAACGGATCGGAGATCCTCTCTTTATTGACCTGGCGGTCTATGGCCTCAAGAACCGCCGTCGTGACCTCAATTACTACCAGATCCTTGAAGAGATGGTTTATGACTGTAACGGAATCAAGACGCTCATCTCCCACAACTCCTATTCAAAAGAGCGGTTTTGGGAGATTTACAATCGGCCAAATTACGAAAAGATCAAGCAACGAACCGATCCCCAAAATCGCTTCCGGGAGCTTTATGAAAAATTTCACTTCGAACAATAG
- a CDS encoding sugar ABC transporter ATP-binding protein — MNKQPLLRLRGISKSFPGVQALGKVDLDLYAGEVLALVGENGAGKSTLIKIIAGHYLPDNGTIELEGEKVIFRTPVDSAQSGVAVIYQELNIIPHLSASENIHLGREKSSLGFLSKKKEGAEAAALLRELGSHRDPQTLCKDLSVSEQQIVEIAKSLSRKAKIIIMDEPTAMLTERETKRLFKIILELKRNGVGIIYVSHRLDEIYTIADRIMVLRDGNHVKSAMVSEINRRELIEWMVGREIKDEFPKRVSQKGALKLSVRNLSKKGRLKNVSFDVFSGEILGLAGLVGAGRTDIARILFGADRADSGSVELNGKALNIKTPKGSLKNGICLVPENRKEEGLVLSLSTRENFALPNLGALAKHGLLSKRGEKRSFKKHWDRLKIKVSSPDDPVLNLSGGNQQKIVLAKWLERHFEVIILDEPTRGIDVGAKYEIYQLIQQLADRGKAVILISSELPELLNLSDRIIVMHEGRMTGEIKNLQGVTQEEVLHLAMD; from the coding sequence ATGAACAAGCAGCCCTTGTTACGGCTTCGGGGAATTAGCAAAAGCTTTCCTGGCGTCCAGGCACTGGGGAAAGTTGATCTTGATCTCTATGCTGGAGAAGTCTTGGCCCTTGTAGGGGAAAACGGGGCAGGAAAGAGCACATTAATTAAAATTATTGCGGGCCATTATCTTCCAGACAACGGGACGATCGAATTAGAGGGAGAAAAAGTCATTTTCAGAACACCTGTCGATTCTGCTCAGAGTGGCGTTGCGGTGATTTACCAAGAGTTAAATATTATTCCCCATTTATCGGCATCAGAAAATATTCATCTTGGTCGTGAAAAAAGTAGCTTAGGTTTTCTGTCTAAGAAAAAGGAAGGAGCGGAGGCCGCCGCTCTTCTTCGAGAGCTTGGTTCTCATAGGGATCCCCAAACATTATGCAAGGATCTTTCTGTTTCGGAACAACAGATTGTTGAAATTGCAAAATCACTTTCTCGGAAGGCTAAAATTATCATCATGGATGAACCAACAGCAATGCTGACTGAAAGAGAAACGAAGAGACTCTTCAAAATTATTCTGGAACTCAAGAGAAACGGGGTCGGCATCATTTATGTCAGTCATCGCCTCGATGAGATCTATACGATAGCCGATCGTATCATGGTGTTGCGTGATGGAAATCACGTTAAGAGTGCCATGGTTTCAGAGATTAATCGTCGAGAGTTGATCGAATGGATGGTTGGTCGGGAGATAAAAGATGAATTTCCCAAGCGGGTTTCTCAAAAGGGGGCCTTGAAATTATCCGTGAGAAATTTAAGCAAAAAAGGACGCCTCAAAAATGTTTCTTTTGATGTTTTTTCAGGAGAGATCCTGGGATTGGCCGGGCTTGTTGGGGCCGGGAGAACCGATATTGCCAGAATCCTGTTTGGGGCTGATCGGGCTGACTCCGGATCGGTAGAGCTTAATGGCAAGGCCTTGAATATTAAAACTCCGAAGGGGTCGCTAAAAAACGGCATCTGTCTTGTGCCGGAAAATAGAAAAGAAGAAGGGCTTGTCCTTTCCTTGTCAACGCGTGAAAATTTTGCACTTCCCAATTTAGGCGCCTTGGCCAAGCATGGCCTTCTGTCAAAAAGAGGAGAAAAAAGGTCATTTAAGAAACATTGGGACCGGCTCAAGATTAAGGTTTCAAGCCCAGACGATCCCGTGCTCAATCTTTCCGGAGGGAATCAGCAAAAAATTGTTTTGGCAAAATGGCTGGAACGCCATTTTGAAGTGATTATCCTGGATGAACCGACACGCGGTATTGATGTTGGTGCAAAATATGAGATCTATCAACTGATCCAGCAGTTGGCGGATCGAGGGAAAGCGGTGATATTGATCAGTTCGGAACTTCCCGAGCTTTTAAATCTAAGTGATAGAATTATCGTTATGCACGAAGGAAGAATGACAGGGGAAATAAAAAATCTGCAAGGAGTGACGCAAGAAGAAGTGCTTCACCTTGCTATGGATTGA
- a CDS encoding LacI family DNA-binding transcriptional regulator: MASNIEEIAKMAGVSKTTVSMVMNGKAAQYGINQETAEKIKKIAQKFHYVPNNMARGLRLQRIDAFGLIVPDLNNWFFSQLAHSLENVLRKKGFRLYVTSSHYDEEAEYKNINDLISWHVDGLIVASVMRQDKITKEFSSLKIPVVYVDRIIESEKISWISSDNFQGAYDLVSYLCSKGVKEVYYLGGERTVSTLMNRVNGYKKALEDHKIPYRSEYVFEKGSTPDDAYELMKIVYKKCRGFPEAMFLASCDYMTGILRFFKETNDAKIPPKFLVGTFDNEPLLDFLSVKIPSVQQDTEAMAEAAVSIIEQVQQGVKDVKPVLVKPKLIIR; encoded by the coding sequence ATGGCAAGTAATATTGAAGAAATAGCCAAAATGGCCGGCGTCTCTAAAACAACTGTTAGTATGGTGATGAACGGTAAGGCCGCACAATATGGCATTAATCAGGAAACGGCAGAAAAAATAAAAAAGATCGCCCAAAAGTTTCATTATGTTCCCAACAATATGGCACGAGGATTAAGACTCCAACGGATCGATGCCTTTGGCCTCATTGTTCCTGATTTAAACAACTGGTTTTTTTCGCAACTCGCCCATTCGCTCGAAAATGTTCTACGAAAAAAGGGCTTTAGGCTTTATGTGACCTCTTCGCATTATGACGAAGAAGCGGAATACAAGAATATCAATGATCTGATCTCTTGGCATGTGGACGGGCTCATTGTGGCGAGTGTGATGAGGCAAGACAAGATTACAAAGGAGTTTTCCTCTTTAAAAATTCCGGTCGTTTATGTGGACAGAATTATCGAGAGTGAAAAGATATCCTGGATCTCCAGTGACAATTTTCAGGGTGCCTATGATCTTGTGAGTTACCTTTGCTCAAAAGGGGTTAAGGAGGTTTATTATCTGGGAGGAGAAAGAACTGTTTCAACCCTCATGAACCGCGTGAACGGATACAAAAAGGCGCTAGAGGACCACAAGATCCCTTATAGGAGTGAATATGTTTTCGAAAAGGGCTCCACCCCTGACGATGCCTATGAATTGATGAAAATCGTCTACAAAAAGTGTCGCGGATTTCCGGAGGCGATGTTTTTGGCCTCCTGTGATTATATGACCGGGATTCTGCGTTTTTTCAAAGAGACCAACGACGCCAAAATTCCGCCAAAATTTCTGGTCGGAACATTTGATAATGAGCCATTGCTTGATTTTTTGTCAGTCAAAATTCCCTCTGTGCAGCAAGATACCGAGGCAATGGCCGAGGCTGCCGTCTCGATCATTGAACAAGTACAACAGGGGGTGAAAGACGTTAAGCCTGTTTTAGTGAAGCCAAAACTTATTATAAGGTAG
- a CDS encoding ABC transporter permease, with amino-acid sequence MKGNFFLSNYGMLFVLLLLGVYYSFTTRTEQHSVGTEAATEVFAQIASYPIDTKILILASEGQEEAEFSEFTEHLLKEANFSKVNIFRGTPFEMREALKLFEKTADRYGVIAATVKTLKLPFIEEIQDRTKIISPRSRDFPSFLKQGNLIAIADRIVVIAIIAIGMTLVVLTGGIDLSVGSLIALSAVLFTSSIRYAGGVLASSGAVWLGLFAALGACALIGLFSGVMITRFSIPPFIVTLAMMMVASGLAFILSRGQSIYEVPDSITWLGRESIAWGLPNTVWLMAVLYLLGYIMMSYTVLGRYIYATGGNREASRLSGVPVNKVLLFVYTVCAMLGGLGGIIQVSQLKSGAPTYGSTYELYVIAAVVVGGASLSGGQGKILGTLIGALIIAVIQNGMNLTGVESYTQKVVLGLVILGAVLVDKLRMGARYGK; translated from the coding sequence ATGAAAGGCAATTTTTTTCTTTCAAACTATGGGATGCTTTTTGTTTTATTATTGCTTGGCGTGTACTACAGTTTTACCACTCGAACCGAACAGCATTCGGTCGGAACCGAGGCGGCCACGGAAGTTTTTGCTCAAATCGCCTCATATCCTATAGACACAAAGATCCTGATTCTTGCCAGCGAAGGTCAAGAAGAGGCAGAGTTTTCAGAGTTCACGGAGCATCTCCTCAAGGAAGCGAATTTTTCAAAAGTTAATATTTTCCGAGGGACTCCTTTTGAAATGAGGGAGGCGTTGAAGCTGTTCGAAAAGACTGCGGATCGTTACGGGGTTATTGCCGCTACTGTCAAAACATTAAAACTCCCTTTTATTGAAGAGATTCAAGACAGGACAAAGATCATTTCTCCTCGGTCAAGAGACTTCCCCAGCTTCTTAAAGCAAGGAAACCTGATTGCCATTGCTGATCGGATCGTCGTTATTGCGATCATAGCCATTGGTATGACCCTTGTGGTTCTGACGGGTGGAATCGATCTCTCGGTGGGGAGCCTCATTGCATTGTCGGCCGTTCTATTTACTTCTTCGATACGTTATGCAGGGGGTGTCTTGGCTAGCTCCGGGGCGGTCTGGTTAGGTTTGTTCGCAGCCCTTGGGGCTTGCGCTCTGATAGGCCTTTTCTCGGGGGTCATGATAACAAGATTTTCTATACCACCCTTTATTGTGACACTTGCAATGATGATGGTCGCAAGCGGGCTTGCCTTTATCCTTTCGAGGGGGCAGTCGATCTATGAAGTGCCGGACTCGATTACCTGGTTGGGGAGGGAAAGCATTGCCTGGGGTTTACCGAACACTGTTTGGTTGATGGCTGTTTTATATCTCTTGGGTTATATCATGATGTCGTATACCGTTCTTGGACGCTACATTTATGCAACCGGTGGCAATAGAGAGGCTTCAAGACTTTCCGGTGTCCCTGTCAATAAGGTCCTTCTTTTTGTTTATACGGTCTGTGCGATGTTGGGAGGGCTGGGTGGTATTATACAGGTCTCCCAACTAAAGAGCGGAGCCCCTACCTATGGTTCTACTTATGAGCTTTATGTCATCGCAGCTGTTGTTGTTGGAGGAGCAAGTCTTTCGGGGGGGCAGGGAAAGATCCTGGGCACTTTGATTGGAGCTCTTATCATCGCTGTTATCCAGAATGGGATGAATCTGACGGGCGTTGAGAGTTACACGCAAAAGGTCGTGCTGGGCTTGGTCATCTTAGGTGCTGTGTTAGTCGACAAGCTGAGAATGGGGGCTCGTTATGGCAAGTAA
- a CDS encoding heme-binding domain-containing protein — protein sequence MKNFTSNNRMWALLFILLSFPISTDAHEKHHAKPLPMENKGEAISPHEGNQVWTTINNRYQKEIRPIFQRACFNCHSSETEYPWYYHVPGIKQFIDHDIREAKEHIDMSDNFPFKGHGNPEEDLEGIKQTILKNTMPPSYYMILHWESKLTEEEKQKIIRWIEESTKLR from the coding sequence ATGAAAAATTTCACTTCGAACAATAGGATGTGGGCCCTCCTCTTCATCTTGCTCTCCTTCCCGATAAGCACCGATGCCCATGAAAAACATCACGCCAAGCCTCTCCCGATGGAAAACAAAGGCGAAGCAATATCACCTCACGAAGGGAATCAAGTTTGGACCACGATCAACAATCGTTATCAAAAAGAGATTCGGCCAATTTTCCAGAGGGCCTGTTTCAATTGCCATAGCTCCGAAACAGAGTACCCCTGGTACTATCATGTGCCGGGGATAAAGCAGTTCATCGATCATGATATACGTGAAGCCAAAGAGCACATCGACATGTCAGACAATTTCCCATTCAAGGGACATGGCAATCCTGAGGAAGATCTTGAAGGCATCAAACAAACGATCTTGAAGAACACGATGCCCCCCTCTTACTACATGATCCTGCACTGGGAATCAAAACTCACCGAGGAAGAGAAACAGAAGATCATCCGGTGGATCGAGGAGAGTACAAAATTGCGATAG